TTATATGTCGGCGTGCCTGTCGTAATTGGCAGTAAAGGAGTCGAAAAAATTGTCGAAATCCAATTAGACGGTGAAGAAAAAGATAAGTTCGATAGTTCCGTCGGTGCGGTAAAAAGTTTAGTCGATGCACTTGATGCTTTGCCAAATTAAAGTAAGATGATTTTAATAATATAGAATCTCGTAAGCCGGTTTAGTTCAATTTAAAGCCGGCTTTTTAAATGTAAACAATATGATAAAAAGAATAATCAACAAAGTTTTACGTAACTTATTTGACTCCCGAGGAGCGGTTATAGGCCCTAGAATGAAATCCGGAGTAGATATTAAAGAAGTACGTTTATCTAAAGGTTTTAAGTTAAAAATTTATAAGCCTACCGCAAATAAATCAGGTAAAGCTTTACCGGTATTTATATATTATCACGGCGGCGGGTGGACTATAGGGAGCCTAAAAGCTTATGGCCCTATGCTTAAGTATTTATGCTATCATACGGGTTTTATAGTGGTGGGAGTCGAATATAGAAAAGCTCCCGAGCACAAATTCCCTCAAGCGGCTTATGATGCATTAGAGGGTTATAATTGGGTGATTAATAATATTGAAGCTATAGGAGGCGATATTAGCAAGATAATGATCGGCGGTGATAGTGCAGGAGGTAACTTAACCTGCGTAGTTTTAAATTACTTACAGGATAAAAAGCAGCCGCTCCCGATAAAACAAGTACTAATTTACCCGGTGCTTGATGCAAGTGAAGAGGGAATAAAGCGAGCACGGGAAAGTAAAAGATGGTGGGTAGGGAAGTTAGGTAGTAAGATATTAGATTACCAGTTAAGCCTATATACTAACACTCCTGAAGACCTAAAATCACCGCTTATGTGCCCTAATATTTCAGACTTAGACTTAAGCAATACGGAAACTCTCATAATCACCGCAGAGTTTGACCCACTATTTATCGGAGCAGGAGACTATATTAAAGCCTTACAAAAAAATAGTTATTCGGTCATTCATAAACATTATGCCAAAACTTTCCACGGGTTTATTAACTTTGCAGGGGTCTCCCCAAAAGGTTTATCCGCTTTAAGGGAAATCGTTAAGTTTTTACTAGAGTAGATTATTATTTTTATATCTCTTTTTCTTTACCTTTGTCTCTTTCTGCTTTTATTCTATCTACGAATTCTGAAGTTTTGACTCGTTTAGCAATTGGAAAAAACCTTTTAATATTTTGGCTATGGTCTCTTGCAACTTCTTCAAGTTTTCTTTTTTCAATTTGCTCGTCCCGTTGTTGTGAACTCATGGAGGCGTTTTCTTTAATCGTTTCATTAAGTTCTCGAATAGCATCAACAAAATATGGCTGGGGGTTTTTAAAAGCATTTAAAACGCTTATAAGATTATCGCGATCTTGCTTATAAAAAATATTAGTAATTAAAATTCTTTCCAGATTTTGAATCATCATGTTTAAAGGTTGATTGCTTAAAATAATCTGATGGATAAAATTTTTAAAATTGTCCTCTTTTTCTAAATCGGTCGGAAATTTCCCAGGTTGTAAATATTGAGGTAGCTCCCTATAAGATTTTAAAGTGAATTCAAACTTCCTCTTATTATCTTGCCTTCCATTTCTTGCAAGATCACAATCAAACATTGAAGTCGGGCAAGGAGTAGGGAAATTAATCGGGAATCTACTGTGAAGCATCCCGGCAATGAACGGGGATATAAGTTCATTAAGTTCCTGCATAGTTTGTTCAACTTCTTTTTTTATCTCATCAAACCAGGGTTTTAATTGATCCGCTACAGGTAAGCCTTTCATAAAATATTCCCAACCTGAAGGTATACCTTTTAACTTGAAATAAGATTTTAATATTTGTAGAACATTTGAATTATAATTTTCTTTTTTTTCTTCTTCATAATCTTCTTGATCATGTGCGTCCTCATCCAAACCTGCATAATCCTTATCAAATAAAGCTTCTGCTGTAGTAATAAACCCTTGCATTTTTATGAATTTTATTTTTAGTGCTTTTTGTTCCGCCGTTGTTTCATCAAGAATAGAAGGATTACAATGAGCTTTAGCTCCGTGTAATATAAGCAGCTTAAATAATTCATAGTTGCCTTTTTCAAATGCTAGATCTAAAGGGCTACTACCGTTATTATCCTTAATATCAACATCTGCTCCATAATTTAATAATATTTCAGCCATTTCTTTTCCGTAAGGATTTTCTGCCGCATAATGAAGAGGTGCGTAACCGGAATGACCGTCCCTTGCATTAACATCTGCATTATTTCTTAGTAATATTTCAATTATATCAATTGTATCTTTATCTTCCAAATTACTATCTTCCAAATTATTCACCGCTCTATGAAGGAGAGTATCAAGGCCAATATCTTCGTCAATTTTAGCGCCGCTTTGAAGAAGATATTCTATTATTTCTTTCCTTTCAGAATTCAACATTTCTAGGAAATGACTAAGTATAGACTGTTGATACTCCCCGCAATATACATAATTAAGATTTGCTCCATTTTTAACTAGGAGTTCAACCATCTCTTTAGTATTAGCTTGAAAAAGAGGAGGCATCGCCCTCTCTCCGATTAAATTCACGTCAGCACCATATGCAATCAGTAACCGCGCTATCTCAATATGATTACCTATAACTGCATTATTAAGTAACGTATCTTGTAAATAACCTTTACTAACATAATTTAAATCAATTTCTCCCTGATTGTTATCCAGGCACAACTGCACGATTTGTAAATGTCCTTTTTTCACGGAATTTACTATTATCAATTTCAAATCTTCTTTGATTGCTGCAATCAGCTCGTTTTTAGAAGTGCTATTGATAAACTCTTCCATTTGTTCAGGGGTTGCTTTCTCAATTTTTTCCAATAAAATTGACTTCAGATTTTTTTCTATATTGAAGCTTATATCTTTTTCAATCATAGTGATGCTCTTAATTTTTTATCTATATAATTAACGCATTATATATTTTTTCATTATGTTTAGGAAGTCCTTTGCTGAAATTTAATAAATTTGTTACTAAATCTGATAAAAAACAAAAAAATATTAAGAAAGCCTATTATTAGAGATAAGTTGTTCAACCAGCTTCTCTTCAGCCGTTTTCAGGTCTTTATATTTCATCAATGTATTATTAATCATGACGGCAATAGCGTATCTTGGTTTTCCTTGTTTGTCATTAATAAACCCGACTAAGCAGCTCGTGTTTTCCATATAGCCCGTTTTGGCAAGGATTGAACCTTGGTTTATTATTAAACTATCGGTAAAACGAGCTTTAAGTGTGCCGTTACATGAGGAAGAGGGAAGGGCGTTTAATAAAGTTTCTTTTATTGCTTGCGGCTCCTGATTAATTTTTTTAAGTAAGGAGATAAAAATATCAGCTGAAATAAGGTTTTTTCTGGAAAGCCCGGAACCGTCCTTCAGTTGAATTTCAAGTTCTTTATTTTTAAGCTGTTGTGCAATGAAGTCATAAAGTATTTTAGTTCCCACCTTAAAACTACCGACTTTATTTTTTCGAGCCGCCAATGTTTTAAGCAAAACTTCACCAATTAAATTATTTGAGTCTTGAAGAAACGTTTTAAGCATTTCATTGAGCGGCCGAGATTTAAAACTGAAAAGCAGTTTGGCGGAAGAAGGTGTTTTATCAAACTTAATTTCCTGAAAAGCTATATGATCCCGCTTCAAATAAAACTTAACCAAATGTTGTACCCATAATTTCGGATTTTGGATTGCAATTTTCAGTATCTCGGGTGAAGAGCCCTTTAATGAACAACCGTATAGGTTATAAATATTTCCGTCATTAGAGGTAAGCTCTAATTCGCATTGCGGGTCTTTTTTTTGAATTAATTTAACATGATTTATAATTTTGGGGTAGGGGCTATATTCGGTTAATTGAAAAGTTGAGCCTTTTTCTTTAAGCTTCAGAGTAAAAGCATTTTGATCGATTACAATTGCAGAGACGGGTGCTGAGAATGCAAAATTCTTATCTTCTATATTCCACCCATCAGCATAATATTTATCATCAAAGCGGCTATCATCTATTATTATATTCCCCTTAATTTTTGTAATCCCTTTTTCTTTAAGTTTTCCGGGAATGGAAGCAAGGTCTTTTTGCGAAAAATCCGGATTGCCATCGAAGGTGATATATAAGTTGCCGTGTAAAGTTTTGTTTACCACTTTACCTTGAGTTGAAAATTTGGTTTCAAAGCGATAATTATCCCCTAATTCTTGTAAAGCTGCATATGCGGTAATTAGTTTTTGAGTGCTTGCCGGGGTCATAAGCTTCTCTGGATTATGTTCGGCAATAACTTTTGAAGTTTTTAAATCAACAAGTTTGTATGAATAAAAGTTAGTTTCTTCCGCATAACTTATTTTGCTTTGTAATACTAAACATATAAGCAATAAACCGATTTTATACATAAAAACTTTTGTAGTTATTGGGTTGGTAAAAATAAGAAGTATAATTAATTTTTTTTTAACACAAGTTTTTTATTATTACTCAAAGTTTGTATGTCAAATAGACTTCTTAATTTTAATGCGTTATGTAAATAAAAATTATACTATATTAAACCAAGCAGAAAAACAGAAGAGATGAAAAATTTTGATTGCTTAAGTGAATTGGAACTTTTTTGCGCATTATCTACGGATGTAGATGAGATCAAAATCACTGCACTTAACTACAAGGATTTATTATTAAAATTGGAGGAAATCTATGAGAAATTATTTCCTTATACTTTTAATCTTTTAATAACAGGTTCTCATCCAATAGTTGATAAAGAAAAAGTATTACATTTAGAAAACCTTTTAGAAAAGCTGGAAAAAACTATTTCTCTTATTCCTCTAGCGGCGTTAGCAAATTTTTACTATGAGTTTATGCACTTAAAGCCTTTTGAATATGGAAATAGTATAGTACTAAGGACATTTGTTTTTAAGCTCTCTAAATTTATCGATATGAACCTTGATTTTAGAGTTCTAACCGATAGAGAAGCCAAAGAATTAATAGCCAATAAAAGCTTGGGCTCAATAACTAAAATATTAGAAAAAGCAGCAAACCGCAAATACCCAACTAAAGAATTGAAAATTAGACACCCATGGCCGAAATGGCCGGAGGCCTCGTTTAAAATCAATGATAAAAACTTCCTATGTTTTGAAGGTAAGTATTTAGTTGCAATAGACGGTACTTTGTTGCCGATTAAAAATATTAAAGAAGCATTAGAGAACGATGATTGCATAGATTCTCTTAAATATAAAAAAAAGCTTTTTTCGATCTCGACAAAAAAAGCGATTGACGGTATTCCGATTAAGCTGAGCAAGGTACCGCTCGTGAGCTTAAATCATGATATATTAACCGGGTTAAGTATTGATAAAGAACTACCTATCTTAGTAAATGCGATTCGAAAAAATAATATTTCATTACCGGAGCTTCCCGGAAAGATAAATGAGATTAAGAACAAAGAAGACAACTTAGTAATTAATATTGCTGAGAGAGCTTCTGAGCGCCTGGTACACACCCTAAAGCTTATAAAGCATATAGCTAAAAATGCATTTACAAACAAGCAACCGACTGTAGAACATGATTTGTTTATAACTATGGGAGGAAGCGGTTCAGGCAAAGGTTTATTAAATGAGATAGCTTTGGAAGCCTCGGATAATAACCTTGTTGAAGCCTCACTTGATAAATCCAGGTATTTTAGCTTCATATATAAATTATTAATTGCTTGTCAGCATCATAATGATGATTATAAAATTATTGCGCAGTTTGCTTACGTGCTTAGAGACACAATACTGAACTATGCGCTTGCGGAAGGATATAACTTATTATTTGACGGATCAGGAATTCCATATAAAGGGAGATATGACCATCTGGTCGAAATTTTTAAAAATTCCGGTTTTAGGACGCATATATTAGTTGCTGAAACCCCATTTTACCTTATTCATTCAAAAAATAAGGGAATAGATTCCTACCATAAAATAATTAATCGCTTCAGATATTCAAAAGACCATAGAGCTTTACCATGGCGAATTGCCATTCAAAAACACGCCGGTCAGCCGCAATCTCAACTTAATGCTGCTTGTGACAAAAATGTTAAGTCTTTTTTTATTATTGATACTTTACCAAAAAAAGAAAAAACATATATATTAGCTTTTACTAAAGATATTAATAAAGATAATTTAACCCATTTTTTAGAATATAAAAATCAGCCGGAGAAACTATTGGAGTATATAATACAAAAGCAGTTGCTTCCTAATAAGCGGATAAATAATATTATACCCGAAATGCTTGATTTCTTAATATGCACGAAACTTTCCCGCCAATCATATAGAGTGCTGATAATAACAAACAAGCAACGCTTTATTGAATCCCTAAAAAAGTGCTTGCTAAATACTGAATCAAAGGGGAAAGAAGATATATTCTTTAACCCTTTTCCTTATTTAATCCCTGTAATTGATTTTGAGTATAAGTATTAGTTGCCTTTCATTTAACTATTACTTATAAAAGTTATAGCTTGCTTTTAAACCGTGTATAACAAATTTTTCCAAATGCATATCTATCATAAATATTTATTTAAAGCCGTATTTTTGCAGTTTATTGCCGTTTTAGCCACGCTTACCGGTATAGTTTGGATTACACAATCAATGAGGATTGTCGATCTTATAGTAAATAAAGGAATTAACTTTTTAGATTTTTTAAAAATTACTATGCTCTTAGTTCCGTATCTGGTTTTTATTATTATTCCTGTGGCGCTGTTTTTCTCCGGAATTTCGGTAGCTTATAAATTTCTTTTAGATAAAGAAATGATAATATTAAAAAGCATAGGTCTAAGCGATTTTCAAATTGCCAAACCCTTTTTGAATTTAGCAATTCTTATAGTATGCTTAAGTTATATTATTTCTTGTTATGCGCTTCCTTTAAGCTATGGGAAATTTAAAGATTTACAAGTATATTTCAGGAATAACTATGCTTCGATATTGCTTGAAGAGGGGGTGTTCAGTTCCCAGGTTAACAAGCTGACATTATATGTTGATAAGAAGATAGATGAGAAAACATACGGCGGAATTGTGGTCTATGATAACAGAGAAGTCAATAACCCTAAAGTAGTATTTGCCAAAGAAGGGAAGATTTTTAAGTCACAAAACAATTCCTGGTTTGAATTATATAACGGCAGCCATCAGGAAAAGAACATTTCCGGGGATGGGCTTTCAGTGTTATATTTTGATAAATATTCCATCAACTTTAGCCTTTTTGAGGAGGATTATATCAGAACAATCGAACCGAATGAAAAATATATTACTGAACTGTTTGATATATCTCCCGATGAAGAAAGTAAACGAAATAAATTAATCAGCCATGGTCACTTTAGGCTTTCTTGGCCGCTGAATTCGTTAGCGTTGATGATGTTGGCAACCTCAATGTTAATTACCAATAGGTATCAAAGAAAAGAGGGAGTTTATAGAAATCTAGCAGTAGGTATTTTAGGCATCGGATTTATAATTCTATCTATTTTATTTAATAATTTTACTCTGCATAATTTAAACTTTGCGGTACTTATGTACTTAGCGCCCGTTGCACTGATGATGTTTGCATTAATACGTTTTAAGAGGGCTAATAACCTTTGAAAATATTTAAAAGAAAAGGGGCTTACAGAATATAAAATTGAGATTTAACCCCTTTAAACCTTTTAACTGCTTATGCTACCTTTTTATAGTAAATTAATTTATAAATCAGAGAAGCCTATTATAAGAATTTTAACCCTTCTTTATCTCCGAGAACTTTAATATTGCTATTTTCCTTAACTACTCCGGCTAGTAATTTTTCCGCAAGCGGATTTTGGATGTAGTGCTGGATTACTCTCTTCAGCGGTCTTGCCCCGAACACAGGATCGTACCCCTTATCAGCAAGCCAATCTTTAGCCGTATCATCAACTTCAAGAGTAATTTTTTTCTCTTTTAGTAGGGCTATTAAGCGTTTAAGTTGGATATCAACAATTTTGTGCATATGCTTACGAGCCAGGCGGCTAAATAATATAATCTCATCAAGCCGATTTAAAAACTCAGGCTTAAAAGCGCCTCTTACTACTTCCATTACTTGGTTTCTGGCTTGCTCAACTTCTACACCTTCAGGAAGGGCTGCAATATATTCGGAACCTAAGTTAGACGTAAGGATAATTACAGTATTTCTAAAATCAACCGTTCTGCCCTGGCCATCGGTTAACCTCCCTTCATCCAACACTTGGAGCAGTATATTAAACACGTCGGGATGTGCTTTCTCAATTTCATCAAAAAGCACTACCTGATAAGGCCTTCTCCTTACTGATTCGGTTAACACTCCGCCTTCTTCATAGCCGACATATCCCGGAGGAGCCCCGATCAGCCTTGCCACGCTATGTTTTTCCATAAATTCAGACATATCAATTCTTACCATTGCTTTCTTATCATCAAATAAGAATTGGCATAAGGCTTTGGTAAGTTCGGTTTTACCGACTCCAGTAGGCCCTAAGAATAAGAAGGAGCCAATCGGTTTTTCATAATCGGCAAGGCCGGCACGTGATCTTCTTACTGCGCTTGCTATTGCTTTAACCGCGTTATCCTGACCGACTACATATTCCTTAATATGCTCTTCCATGTGTAAAAGTTTCTCTTTCTCTCCTTCAAGCATTTTATCTATCGGTATTCCCGTCCATCTGGAAACTATGGAGGCAATATCATTTTCAGTAATAGTTTCTTTTAGCATTTGCATATCTTTTGAACTTTCGGCTTCCTGTACTTTCTTCTCCAGCTCAGGAATTATTCCGTATCTGATTTCTCCGGCTCTTTCATAATTGCCGGATCTTTGTACTGTTTCAAGCTCAATTTTAGCTGCATCAAGTTTTTCTTTATTCTTCTTAAGCTCGTTGATCTTGAGTTTCTCCGCTTGCCATTTGCTGTTCAAATCAAAAGCTTTGGCTTCAACTTCAGCCAGATCTTTCTTCAACTTTTCAAGCCTGGTTTGTGAAGCAGGATCTTGTTCTTTTTCTAATGCTGAAATTTCTATTTTAAGCTGAATTATTTTGCGATCAAGTTCATCTAAAGCTTCCGGCTTACTATCAACTTGCATGCGAAGTCTGCTGGCCGCCTCATCAATCAGGTCGATTGCCTTATCCGGCAAAAATCTTTCGGTGATATAGCGATTAGAAAGCGTGGCAGCTGCAACAATTGCGCTATCACTAATTCTTATCCCGTGATGCATTTCATATTTTTCCTTTAGGCCGCGCAAAATCGAGACCGTATCTTCAACCGTGGGTTCAGGGATAAAAACGGGCTGAAAGCGTCTTGCAAGAGCTGCATCTTTTTCAATATGCTTTCTGTATTCATCGAGCGTAGTTGCGCCGATACAGTGAAGTTCGCCTCTGGCAAGAGCAGGCTTAAGCAGGTTGGAAGCATCCATCGCGCCTTCTGCAGCTCCGGCGCCGACAAGAGTATGTAGTTCATCGATAAACAGTATGATTTCTCCTTCAGCTGCTGAAACTTCATTTAAAACTGCTTTTAGCCTTTCTTCAAATTCTCCTCTAAATTTTGCACCGGCAATTAGTGCACCCAGATCTAAAGAAAAAAGCTTTTGATTATGCAGGTTCTCAGGCACGTCACCTGCAACCATTCTTTGAGCTAACCCTTCTATGATTGCGGTTTTTCCGACTCCCGGTTCGCCGATGAGCACGGGATTATTTTTAGTCCTACGGGATAGTACCTGCATGGTTCTTCGGATCTCTTCATCTCTTCCGATGACCGGGTCAAGTTTACCTATCTCGGCAAGCTTAGTGATATCTTTGGCATATTTCTTTAACGCCTCAAATGTAGCTTCTGCATTTGCGGAATTTGCCGTTCTGCCTTTACGCATTTTTTCAATGGCGCTACTAATCTTACCTTCGGTAATGCCTGCGCTTTTTAGAATATTAAAGCTTTCAGTATCTTTTACTTTAGCTAAGGCTTGCAGAATTCTTTCTACAGTAACAAAGCTATCATTAAATTTGTTAGCTAGGTTATTTGCTTCTTCTAATACTTTAGCCGTTTCAGGCGAAAGAAAAAGTTGACCGGCACCTGAGCCGGAAATTTTCGGTAGTTTATCCAAGCATGCTTTAACTTCAGCTTCTATTAACTTAGGATTTGCATCACAGGCGGTAAGTAGACTTGCAATAAAATCATCATCTTCTTTTAACAATGCATACATAATATGCTCAGGCATAAATTTTTGATGATTGCTTGCAACGGCACTGGTTTGCGCGTGTTGTATTACTTCTCTGGCTCTTTCAGTAAATTTCTCAAAATTCATCTTATTACCTTTTATTTCTCTGTTGAATAAATATGTAGTAAAGATATTTACTTTTTTAAAGAGTAGTTAATTAAGAAAATTTACATATCATTTTTTCAAAGTTAATCTCAAGCATATGTTTTTTTATAAAAGAGCAGGAGGGCTATGCTCTTAGCACACATAAGTATCTTGGTATAGAATATGAATTATTCTCAATTAGTTGTGTCATAAACCCAAGGTTTTGATAAAAACTTACAGATTCGTTATCAGTCTCTGCTTCAATTATATTTAAATCATATTTTATAGGTAAAGTTTTTATTACTTTTGTTCCGATGCCTTCTTTTTGAAAATCTGGTAAAATACTTATATGCTTTATAATTCCTTTATTGAGCATTAGCTCTATACCTAAAATACCTATTAATTCATTGTTCTTTTCAATTCCAAGTAAATCGGTGGAATCCGTATGAAGATAATAATTAATGGTATCTTGGACTTTTTCTTCTGTGCTTGGATAAGTACATGATGAGAATAGAGTTTTAATTACATCAATATAAGAATTCTGATTCAGTGCAACCTTCAAATCAATAAGAGAGATTTCATCCATATCAAACGCTTTGATAAAAAATTAATAAAATTTTCATAAATACTGCTTGAACGTTAATTAATTTGGGCAACTTATAAAGTTAATATGTTAAGTTGGCAATAGAATTATATTATTTTTTAGAAAAGAAAAAGGTTAGGAAATAAACCGGGTTCATATTTGAATTGCTATTGAGCCATGTATATACACGGCTCAAATACTTAAGATTTAAGCAGTAATTTCTTCAAGCCATTTTTTATGTCTGCGCTCATCTTCTCTGGCATTTTTAATGAAGTCATCCGCACTGCTTGGTCTATCTTCATGATTAAGCATTCTTTCATAAGCCGTATTAGTATCTTCTTCAGCAGCAAGCATTGCTTTTAAAATTGAGTTATCACCAATTAAGTTTGCGATCGCTACTTTTCCTATCATAAGCACTTGCTTACCGCATGGACCATCAGTAAATTCTTCGCCGCTTGCCTTTAAAAGATTTCTGATTCCTTCAATGTGGCGTTCATGGTCGGCTTTAAACTCATTTAATTTAGCTTTATAGTTTTCATCATTAAGTCTATCAATTGCAGCTGTATAAGTTTCAGTTGCATCATATTCAAGTTCCAATAAATCTTTTAATGCGTCTGTAAATCTAGCTTGGGTGCCTACTAATGTAACCATAGTTGTTCTCCTATTATTTATAACTTTTATTGATTTTATTGATTTTAGGGGTGTTTCAAAAGTGAAAATAGTAAAAGTTTAACGTTGCCTAGCTTTAAAGCTTATATAATCCTTTTTTTATTAAAGATAATAAGATAAATTGAGGTTATTATGAGTAGTAAACTAATAGTGGTAGCAGATGCTAAAAATGCTATTTTTTACAAAGCAGTGGGTCTAAAAGTTACTGAACAAAACAGCCAAATTAATGCTGATGAGTTTAATATTGCACATAAGCACCCTCCGAGAAGAGAAGGGTTTAACCATATTGGCTCTACCCCAAGCCACTACTTTGATCCACGTTCCGAATTTAAAAGCTTAGAAAGAGATGATTTTTGTAAAGAAGTAGTCAATCATATTGATTCAGTTTGCAACCATGAAAAATTTGATGAGTTAATTATCGTTGCCGAACCTAAAACTTTAGGGGATATACGTAGCAACCTTAACCCGAAGCTTAAAACCCTTGTTACTAAAGAAATTTCTAAGGATTTAATACATGCGGATAAAATATCTATAGAAAATCACGTTTTTAGTAATTAAACTTATTAGACTATATCTAATAAATAGTTAATATAATTTTAAAATTTAGTATAATAAAATATATAAACCATTCTTAAGAGGAAGATAATGAAATCGGGGAGGGGAAGTAGTGTGCACCTGCATTTGTTAAGAACTACCACAGATATGCAAAGATTTGAAGAATGCCGGAGTTTTTTTTGAAAAATGTGGCTATAAGTTTTATAACCCTGAAAAAAAAGAGCTTGTTATTGATGCGCTTTATTCATTGGATGTTGAAGAACTTCTATTGCAAGAATTAGAAATCAAGCATAGAGAAGAGGTTGGTAGTGAGGTATTCATAAATGATTGTAATGAATTATTTAATAATGAAAAAATAATAATTAAAAAAAGTATGATGGAAACTGAAAGTAGTAGCAGCGAAGCTGAGAAAAGCAGTAGTGAAGTTGAAGGTAGTAGTGAAGTAATTCATTACAATCATTTTGAAGGAAGTAGCAGTGAAATCGAGTGTTTATACCGAACTTCGGTTGTGTCCAATGAAACTAATGAAGATTCAAATTTATTATTTCAAACATTATTTTTTGGACATAACTTTGACTCTGCCAGCATTTATATTATATAAAAAAGCTGATGTTGTAATGATATTATTTTATTAACTAGAATATTGGTAACTGTAATAAGCATGAAGAAAAAAGAAGAAATAACTATTAAGTTTGAAGATTTAAAGAAAATTTTTGCAGATTCTAAAAATGCTTTTCTGGAAATCCGTGAATTAATTCCCCAACTGAAAAAGACAAATGCTGAGGATTGCTATAACTTCTTGACTAATAAATATCAGCTTAAGTTTTGTGATTCACTCGGTAAAGAGGTTAATAACTTTGATAATTTATATAATACTTTTAAAAACAACTTATCCGATAAAGAAATTGTAATAGATGCTTTAGGGAAAGAGAGTAAAGAGGATTTAGCCAAACAATGTTTGGATATGTTTAAGAAAGAGGGAATATATGTATTAGAAAAATTAAGCAATCTTGATATTGAAAATCTCAGTGAGTATACATTTCAGGCTACTAATGAGCTAAGTGAGTTTGAGGTTTTAGGAAATGAACCTTCCTTACGGAATCATAATGAAAGTTTACTGCGTAGTACGCGCAGTTTGAATTTTACCACTGAGTTTCAGGCTGAGGAAAATGATATCGAAAACTCATTTCACTCGGATTATAAGGAAATAAAATATACTACACCTACTTCTGCAGAATTATTAGAAAGTTTAAGTTTTATTTAAAGACTTTAATATAAGTTATAACCGTTCCCCTATAACGGTT
The endosymbiont of Acanthamoeba sp. UWC8 DNA segment above includes these coding regions:
- a CDS encoding alpha/beta hydrolase, with the protein product MIKRIINKVLRNLFDSRGAVIGPRMKSGVDIKEVRLSKGFKLKIYKPTANKSGKALPVFIYYHGGGWTIGSLKAYGPMLKYLCYHTGFIVVGVEYRKAPEHKFPQAAYDALEGYNWVINNIEAIGGDISKIMIGGDSAGGNLTCVVLNYLQDKKQPLPIKQVLIYPVLDASEEGIKRARESKRWWVGKLGSKILDYQLSLYTNTPEDLKSPLMCPNISDLDLSNTETLIITAEFDPLFIGAGDYIKALQKNSYSVIHKHYAKTFHGFINFAGVSPKGLSALREIVKFLLE
- a CDS encoding ankyrin repeat domain-containing protein, whose amino-acid sequence is MIEKDISFNIEKNLKSILLEKIEKATPEQMEEFINSTSKNELIAAIKEDLKLIIVNSVKKGHLQIVQLCLDNNQGEIDLNYVSKGYLQDTLLNNAVIGNHIEIARLLIAYGADVNLIGERAMPPLFQANTKEMVELLVKNGANLNYVYCGEYQQSILSHFLEMLNSERKEIIEYLLQSGAKIDEDIGLDTLLHRAVNNLEDSNLEDKDTIDIIEILLRNNADVNARDGHSGYAPLHYAAENPYGKEMAEILLNYGADVDIKDNNGSSPLDLAFEKGNYELFKLLILHGAKAHCNPSILDETTAEQKALKIKFIKMQGFITTAEALFDKDYAGLDEDAHDQEDYEEEKKENYNSNVLQILKSYFKLKGIPSGWEYFMKGLPVADQLKPWFDEIKKEVEQTMQELNELISPFIAGMLHSRFPINFPTPCPTSMFDCDLARNGRQDNKRKFEFTLKSYRELPQYLQPGKFPTDLEKEDNFKNFIHQIILSNQPLNMMIQNLERILITNIFYKQDRDNLISVLNAFKNPQPYFVDAIRELNETIKENASMSSQQRDEQIEKRKLEEVARDHSQNIKRFFPIAKRVKTSEFVDRIKAERDKGKEKEI
- the dacB gene encoding D-alanyl-D-alanine carboxypeptidase/D-alanyl-D-alanine-endopeptidase, giving the protein MYKIGLLLICLVLQSKISYAEETNFYSYKLVDLKTSKVIAEHNPEKLMTPASTQKLITAYAALQELGDNYRFETKFSTQGKVVNKTLHGNLYITFDGNPDFSQKDLASIPGKLKEKGITKIKGNIIIDDSRFDDKYYADGWNIEDKNFAFSAPVSAIVIDQNAFTLKLKEKGSTFQLTEYSPYPKIINHVKLIQKKDPQCELELTSNDGNIYNLYGCSLKGSSPEILKIAIQNPKLWVQHLVKFYLKRDHIAFQEIKFDKTPSSAKLLFSFKSRPLNEMLKTFLQDSNNLIGEVLLKTLAARKNKVGSFKVGTKILYDFIAQQLKNKELEIQLKDGSGLSRKNLISADIFISLLKKINQEPQAIKETLLNALPSSSCNGTLKARFTDSLIINQGSILAKTGYMENTSCLVGFINDKQGKPRYAIAVMINNTLMKYKDLKTAEEKLVEQLISNNRLS
- a CDS encoding zeta toxin family protein, with the protein product MKNFDCLSELELFCALSTDVDEIKITALNYKDLLLKLEEIYEKLFPYTFNLLITGSHPIVDKEKVLHLENLLEKLEKTISLIPLAALANFYYEFMHLKPFEYGNSIVLRTFVFKLSKFIDMNLDFRVLTDREAKELIANKSLGSITKILEKAANRKYPTKELKIRHPWPKWPEASFKINDKNFLCFEGKYLVAIDGTLLPIKNIKEALENDDCIDSLKYKKKLFSISTKKAIDGIPIKLSKVPLVSLNHDILTGLSIDKELPILVNAIRKNNISLPELPGKINEIKNKEDNLVINIAERASERLVHTLKLIKHIAKNAFTNKQPTVEHDLFITMGGSGSGKGLLNEIALEASDNNLVEASLDKSRYFSFIYKLLIACQHHNDDYKIIAQFAYVLRDTILNYALAEGYNLLFDGSGIPYKGRYDHLVEIFKNSGFRTHILVAETPFYLIHSKNKGIDSYHKIINRFRYSKDHRALPWRIAIQKHAGQPQSQLNAACDKNVKSFFIIDTLPKKEKTYILAFTKDINKDNLTHFLEYKNQPEKLLEYIIQKQLLPNKRINNIIPEMLDFLICTKLSRQSYRVLIITNKQRFIESLKKCLLNTESKGKEDIFFNPFPYLIPVIDFEYKY
- a CDS encoding LptF/LptG family permease, whose translation is MHIYHKYLFKAVFLQFIAVLATLTGIVWITQSMRIVDLIVNKGINFLDFLKITMLLVPYLVFIIIPVALFFSGISVAYKFLLDKEMIILKSIGLSDFQIAKPFLNLAILIVCLSYIISCYALPLSYGKFKDLQVYFRNNYASILLEEGVFSSQVNKLTLYVDKKIDEKTYGGIVVYDNREVNNPKVVFAKEGKIFKSQNNSWFELYNGSHQEKNISGDGLSVLYFDKYSINFSLFEEDYIRTIEPNEKYITELFDISPDEESKRNKLISHGHFRLSWPLNSLALMMLATSMLITNRYQRKEGVYRNLAVGILGIGFIILSILFNNFTLHNLNFAVLMYLAPVALMMFALIRFKRANNL